CCACCGGACTTCAAATCCAGTGGCAATAGGGTTAGGAATATCGGAAGCGGCTTCAGTTATGCCCGAATGACGGAATAGGCAGACGCACGGGACTTAAAATCCTGTGGGGAGTACTCCCCGTGCCGGTTCGACTCCGGCCTCGGGCACAGGAAAATCAAGGGTTCCACCTTCTTCCGGGTTCGCCGTGCACGGCCCTTTGCAGCCCCTAAAACCGCCCAAGTAGATCCAACCCGTTCCTACAAGACCATACGGGACAGGGCTTCAAGCCTTTTTGCTTGCCGCCGTTTTGCCGCCGGGTTTTCGAAAGGGAAGTCCCAAAAACAGGCTGGTTACGCCGGTACTTCAGCGAAATTTGATTCCCGCTGGTTCTCTATAGCCTCTCACTACAATAGCGCTACAGGCACCGATCTCGGCCTTGGTCCAACGTAAGCCGGCCCCAAGCCACATCCGTAATTTCGCCACTTGCCACTCAATCGCCACTCCAACTAACTTGACATTTGTATTAGAACAAGGTAGAATGAGCTTGGGTTGTATTAGTACAAGCGACAAGGCTATAATCTTCAGGCCACCAAGCTTTGCTGCCGAGTTTAGGCTATTACAGTTGAGGAATCATTAAGAACTTGCCAAGAGGAGGATAATCATGGAATTTCTCCGCGAAAACTTCACCCTCCTACTGCCCATCATTATCCTGCAACTGGGACTAATGATCGCCGGCCTAGTGGACCTGTTGCGGCGAGAACAAGTAACCGGCGGCAACAAATTGATCTGGGCCTTGGTAATAGTATTCATCAACATTATCGGCCCTATTGCTTATTTCGCCTTTGGAAGAAAGGATTGAGGGAAAGGGCTGGGATCGAGTTATGAACGCCATCGAGACCAGAAAGCTTACCAAAATGTTTAACGGCCATGTCGCCGTGGATGAGCTTAATCTGGTGGTACCCCAAGGCTCCATCTTTGGATTCCTGGGTCCCAACGGCGCCGGCAAGACCACCACCTTGAGGATGCTGGTGGGCCTAGCCCGGCCCACCAGCGGCGAGGCGTGGGTGTTGGGCGAGCCGATTTCTCGCCCTAGTCGCCGCTACCTGGGCCGCATCGGCTATTTGCCCGACGTGCCCGGGTTTTACAATTGGATGCGACCCTATGACTTTCTCAAACTGGTCGGGGAAATTTTTGGCCTCAAAGGTCGAGACCTTACCATTCGCATCGGGGAAGCGCTGGAACTCACCGGATTGGCCGGGGTCAAGACCAAGATCGGCGGCTTTTCCCGAGGGATGAAGCAGCGCCTGGGCCTGGCTCAGGCGCTGCTTAACCGGCCAGAACTGATATTCCTTGATGAGCCCACTTCGGCGCTGGATCCCATTGGCCGAAAGGAGGTCCTGGACACTATGGGGCGGCTAGCAGGGCAAACCACCGTTTTCTTTTCCACCCATATCCTCAATGACGTAGAACGGGTCTGCGATACCGTGGCTATC
The genomic region above belongs to Clostridia bacterium and contains:
- a CDS encoding PLDc_N domain-containing protein, coding for MEFLRENFTLLLPIIILQLGLMIAGLVDLLRREQVTGGNKLIWALVIVFINIIGPIAYFAFGRKD
- a CDS encoding ABC transporter ATP-binding protein yields the protein MNAIETRKLTKMFNGHVAVDELNLVVPQGSIFGFLGPNGAGKTTTLRMLVGLARPTSGEAWVLGEPISRPSRRYLGRIGYLPDVPGFYNWMRPYDFLKLVGEIFGLKGRDLTIRIGEALELTGLAGVKTKIGGFSRGMKQRLGLAQALLNRPELIFLDEPTSALDPIGRKEVLDTMGRLAGQTTVFFSTHILNDVERVCDTVAILHQGKLLAQQRIHELRESYASRSIQVEVEGNSDLTSLLKGQDWVEQVERYGEGWRLRPRNIRVAQYRLPEFLSAHGLALRKFEILEPSLEDIFVRLVKEK